In Paludibaculum fermentans, the genomic stretch CGCTCTCACCCGATGGACCGTTCACCACCACCACCGTCACCAGCCCGTTCGCCAGCTTGGTGGCCGTCTCGATGGATGCCTCCAGCCGCTTCTCCAAACCGGGCTTCAGCAGCAGACGGTCGACCACCACTTCGATCGTGTGATTCTTCCGTTTGTCCAGTGCGATCTCTTCGTCCAGCGACCGCAGAACGCCGTCGATCCGCGCCCGAACGAACCCAGCCCGGGCGTACTTCTCCAGTTCTTTCTTGTACTCGCCCTTCCGGCCGCGAGCCACCGGAGCCAGGATCATAATCCGGTCGTCCTGCCGCAGCGCCAGGATGTTCTCGAGGATCTGCTGCGTCGTCTGCTTGGAAATCGGGATCCCGCAGTTCGGGCAGTGCGGCACACCGATCGAAGACCACAGCAGGCGCAGGTAGTCGTAGATCTCGGTGATCGTCCCGACAGTAGACCGGGGGCTGCGATTGGTCGTCTTCTGCTCGATGGAGATGGCCGGGCTCAGCCCGTCGATGGAATCCACCTCAGGCCGTTCCATCTGGTCCAAGAATTGGCGAGCATACGGCGAAAGTGTCTCGACGTACCTCCGCTGTCCCTCGGCATAGATCGTGTCGAAGGCCAGCGAAGATTTGCCGGAACCGCTCAGTCCGGTAATCACCGTCAGCGTGTTACGGGGAATCTCGACGCTGATGTTCTTCAGATTGTGCATCCGCGCCCCATGCACGGTTATGCTCTTGATCATTGCGGAGTCTTACTATTGTCCCGCATACGGCCGGTCTGCTGTTCGAACTTCCTTTTGGCCCAATTGAGCAGCCGCCGGATGGGAGGGAAGTAGTCGGCGAGGATCACCAGGCCCGGGATCAGGAACACCCACCCCGGCATAATGGGCAGGATCAGCCCGAGAATGCCAAGCAGGACTAATCCAAACCCGGAGAGGATGCGCAGGAGTTTGGCCAAGGAAGCAGTTTCAGTTTAGCATCCACCTGTCGAAAGATCGCCGAATTGGAATAAGTTTGCATCCGCCGCGGCTCAATGCGCGCGCGGCAAAACATACAACCACACCGCCACGAAGTGGCATGCGCTGCCCGCCAGCACGAACAGGTGCCACACGGCGTGGGCGTACTTCCGGCGCCAGGTATAGAACACGACGCCCAGCGTGTACGACAAGCCTCCGGCCAGCAACCAGAGGAACCCGCCCCACGGCAGCGCCGCCAGCAGCGGCTTGATCGCCACCACTGCCACCCAGCCCATCAGCAGGTAGACCGAGGTGGAGAGGATCTCCATCCTGCCGGTGAAGAAGCATTTGAACCCGATGCCCAGCACCGCCAGGCCCCAAACCACGCCAAACAAAGCCCAGCCCCAGGGCCCGCGCAGTGTGACCAGCAGAAACGGCGTGTAGGTCCCCGCGATGAGCAGGTAAATCGAGATGTGGTCGAAAACGCGGAAGATCCGCTTGGCCCGGCCGTTGGTCAGCGCGTGGTAGAGGGTGGAAGACAGGTAAAGCAGAATCAGGCTGGAGCCGTACACGGCGCAGGCCACCACCTGCCGCCCGGTGCCGCGGCTCGCCGCCGCCGCCACCATCATTACGAGAGCCGCCACACTCAGCAGGGCGCCCAGCCCGTGCGTCAGGCTGTTGGCGATCTCCTCGCCTGCCGTGAGAACCGCGTCCTCTCCTGTTCGAGAGATGCTTGCCTCCCCGGGGCCTCACGCCCCTGTCTCTATCATCCCTCTCCTGAGGCCCTCGGGAACCGGTTCTCCCCTCGGGGAGCACTCATATCGCCTGTTTCTTCCACCGGCCCCGCCGGAACACCATCACCCCCACCACCGCGAGGACAGATTCCGCGGCCGGCACTGCCCAAAACGCGCCTACCGCGCCGAATTGCAGGTGGATCGCCAGGAACCACGCCAGGGGGATCTGAAACATCCAGTAGCAGGCCAGATTCACGATCGTCGGGGTTACGGTGTCGCCTGCCCCATTCAGCGCCTGGACCATGACCATTCCGTACGCATAGAACACGTATCCGTAGCTGATGATGCGCAGGCACTGCGCCCCATATCGCACCACGTCCGGCTCTGTGGAAAAGAATCGGATCATCGGTTCCGGGAAGAGGATGCAGGCCAGGCCCACCAACCCCAGGAAACACATGTTGTAGAGCCCGGTACGCCACACAGCCTGCTCCGCCCGGTCCGGTTCGCGGGCCCCCAGGTTCTGGCCCACCAGGGTCGCTGCCGCATTGGCCAGGCCCCACGATGGCAAGAGTGTGAAGACGATCACCCGGATGGCGATCGTATACCCGGCCAGCGCCGCGCTGCCCGACTTCGCGATCACCGTCACCAGCCCCACCCAGCTTGCATGGGCAATGAGGAACTGCAGCATGCCCGTGGCGGAGATCCGCGACAGGCGCCGCAGAATCGCGAAGTCCACTCGCACCTGCGCCCAGGTCACCGCGACCCGGCCGCGCCCGCGGAAGAGCACGATCAACTGCAGCACGACGCCGAACGACCGGCTGATGGACGTCGCCACCGAAGCGCCCGTGATGCCCAACTCCGGAAATGGGCCCAGCCCGTAAATCAGGCAGGGATCCAGCACCATGTTCAACAGGTTCGCCGCCCACAGCACGCGCATCGCGATAGCCGCATCGCCCGCTCCGCGGAAGATTGCGTTCATCAGGAACAGCAGCATGATGCTTGGCGAAGAGCCCAGCATGATCGCTGTGTAACGGTGCGTCGACTCCACCACGATCGGCTCTCCGCCAATCAGGCGCAGCAGGTTGCTGGAATAGAGGATGCCCGGCACCGCCGTGAGCAGGGACAGAAACAGCCCCAGAATGATCGCCTGGACGGCCGCCACCGCCGCGCCATCCGGATCCTTCTCTCCGGTCCGCCGGGCGACCATGGCCGTGGTGGCCATGCCCACCCCCATCGCCACGGCATACAGCACGGTGAGCATCGTCTCAGTGAGACCGACACCCGCCACGGCATGCTCGCCCAGCCGCGCCACCCAGAAGATGTTCACGATGCCGAAGAGCGACTCCATGCACATCTCCAGCACCATGGGCACGGCCAGAAGGAGAATAGCGCGCGAAAGCGGCTCGCTGGTATAGTCGCGCTCCGCGCCGGCTACGGCGTCGCGGATGTCACGCCACAGCGAATTGGACCCCTGGGCCATCCTTCCAGTCTACCGGCCGGGCACCGCGAAAATACTACATCTCGGTAAATTGCCAGGTCATCTCTTACTTCATCAGGAGTTCGGCCCACAGAAGCCCCTGCGCTCAGGCGTGCCCGCCGTCAGGTCCACGACCGCTCCGGCAACGAACGTCATTTCCATGAGGAGACCCGCGACATGCATCGGTTCCACTGGCTCGATACGCTGTTCCGGGACCTCCGCCATGCCGCGCGTGGCCTCCGGCGCCGGCCGGCGTTTGTCGCCACGGCGCTTGCCTCCCTGGCTCTGGGCATCGGCGTAAATAGCGCCATCTTCAGCGTGGTGGACGCGGCCCTTCTCCAACCCCTGCCCATTCCGGACTCCGGCCGCCTGGTGATGGTCAAGGAGTTCAAAGGCTCGGAAAGCTCAGGCGGCAACCCGCGGCGTCTGCACGACTGGGCCACCCAGGTGGACGCCTTCTCGGCCGCGGCCGCCTTCTACGGTGAAACGGGCATCTGGCAATCGAACGGCGGCCCGGTGCGCCTGCAGCTGGTGCGGACCTTCGGCGACATCTTCCCGGTGCTGTCGGTCACTCCGGCCCTGGGCCGGGCGTTCACACCCGACGAATCCAAGGGCTTGGGCGCTCCGGTCGCCCTGCTGAGCGATGCCGCCTGGCGCCGCCACTTCAGCGCGGATCGCAAAATGCTAAACCGCTCTATCACACTGAGCGGTACGCAGTTCACCATCATCGGCGTGATGCCGCCCGGCCTCCAGTACCCGGAAGATGCCGACTTCTGGGCGCCCGGTCCGGTTGACGTGCAGAATGCCAGCCGGCAGGCGGGTTTCCTCGATACCATTGGCCGCCTGAAGGCCGGAGTATCGCTGCAACTCGCACAAAGTACGGTAGATGTTGTATCGGAACGGCTTCGTCAACAATATCCTGCCACCGACAAGGATCTACACGCCCGAGTCGTGTTTCTCCAGGATGAAGTGGCCGGTGAAGCGCGAACCCCCTTGCTGGTCCTTCTGGGCGCCGCAGGATTCGTCCTGCTGCTCACCTGCGTCAATCTGGCGAACCTGCTGCTGGCCCGGGCGGGGGAACGCGCCCGCGAAGCTTCCATCCGGGCCGCCCTGGGCGCCGGCCGCGCCGGCCTGGTCAGGCTCTTCCTGTTGGAAAGCGGACTACTCGCGGTCGCCGGAGCCGGCCTGTCCCTGCTGGCTGCCATGTTCGGTATCGATATCCTCAAAACCCTGCTGCCCCAGGACTTGCCGCGCCTCGCCGGCGCCTCCCTCGATGCTCGCGTCCTCGCCTTCACCGCCCTGCTGGCCCTGACCTGCGCCCTGTTCTTTGGACTCGCTCCGGCCTGGCGCGCCTCGCGCATCAACTTCGCCGCCGGCCTGAAGGAAGGCGGACCCGGCGGCGCCGCCGTGCGCCGCGACTCCTGGTTCCGCGGCCTGCTGGTTGTGGTGCAGGTGAGCCTGTCCGTCATCCTGGTTGTGGGCGCGGCCCTGCTGACCATCACCTTCCGCGAACTGCGCCAGACACCCCTCGGTTTCCGGCCCGATCACGTCCTCACCGTGATGGTCGAACAGCCTTGGAACACCGCCAAGCCGGAGATCGACCGCTTCCAGAACGCGCTGCTGGAAAGGTTTCGCGCGCTGCCCGGCGTCCGCATTGCCGGCTTTGCAGACCGCCTGCCCCTGGAGGGCGGATCCCAGACCGGCCCCGTCCAGATCCAGGGCCGCACCCTGCCGCCCACCCTCGCCTCGGCTCCGGCCGGCCATCGCGCCTATGGCGGAGATTACTTTCAGGCCATGAACATCCCCCTGCTGCAGGGCTCCTGGCCGGCCCGCAAAGACCAGGTGCTGATCAACCGCACCTTTGCCGCGCGCTACCTGGCGGGTGTCGATCCCATCGGTCAACACGTCACGTTCGACCGCAAGAACCCGAAGTGGCTGGAAGTGGCCGGTGTGGTCGGCGATATCCGCAAGAACGTGGAGAAAAGCCCCGACGCCGAGGTCTATGCCGACATGTCCACCGTCTACTGGCCCATGGCGCGCTATGCCCTGCGCGCTCAAGGGGATCCGGCGGCATTGGCGAGGGCCGTCCGCGGTCAGATCTACGCTGTCGATCTGTCCTTCATCCCTTCGGCCATCCGGACGATGGACGAGGGCATCGACCGCTCGGTCGCCAGCCAGCGGACCCGGGCTTCGCTCATCGGCGGATTCGCCCTGGCCGCCCTGCTGCTGGCTTGTGTAGGCATTTACGGGCTGCTGGCCGGCGAAGTCGCCCAGCGCCGGCAGGAGTTCGGGCTGCGCATCGCGCTGGGCGCGCGGCCGGCGGATATCTTTTCGCTTACCATGTGGCGCGGCCTGCGGCTGGCCGTGATCGGGCTGGTGCTAGGGCTGGGCGGAGCCTACGCCCTCAGCGGGGCACTGAGTTCCATGCTCTACGGTGTGCAACCCGGGAACCCCCTGGTCTACGCGGCTGGCTGCGGCGCCGCCCTGGCTGCGGCTACCCTCGCCTGCCTATTGCCCGCGCGCCGGGCGGTCCGCACCGACCCCATTTCTTCGCTGCGTCACGAATAGGACCAGAGCGCTCGCTACAATGGAGATTCCTCCATTTCCTATGCGCATCGCTCTCTGCCAGATCAATAACACCGTCGGTGATCTTGCTGGCAACTCGGCGCTGATCCAGCGCTTCGCCCGCCAGGCCGCCGAGGCGGGCGCCGAATTGGCTGTCTTTCCGGAACTCGCCCTCACCGGCTACCCGCCTCGCGATCTGGTGGAGAAGCCTTCCTTTCTCGAACGCACCGCCGAAGCGCTGACGGAACTCGTCGACGCCACACGCCATCTGCCGCTGGGCCTCATCGTCGGCTATGTCGGCCGTGCCCCGGCCGGTTCCGCGCGCCGCGCCACCAACTCGGCTGCCCTCATCGAAGGCGGCCGCGTCCTCTTCCGGCAGACCAAGATGCTGCTGCCCACCTACGACGTCTTCGACGAGTGGCGCAATTTTCAGCCGGCCGAGAAGCAGGAAATCGTTGAGTTCCGCGGCACGCGCATCGCCCTCACCATCTGTGAGGACGCCTGGAACGACAAGCAGTTCTGGGAGCGGCCGCTTTATAAGAACGATCCCGTCGAGGCGCTGGTCCGCCAGGGTGCGCAGATCGTCATCTCGATCAACGGCTCGCCCTACGACACCGCCAAACGCGCGGTGCGCCGCCAGATGTTCTCCGCCATGGCCCTGCGCTACGGCCTGCCGCACGTCTACGTAAACATGGTGGGCGGCAATGATCAACTGGTCTTCGACGGCTCCAGCTTTGCGATGGACTCCGCCGGCGCCGTGATCTCCTCGCTGAAGTCGTTCGAGGAAGACATGGTCCTCTTTGAAAGCGAGGGCTGCACCGGCGAACTCCACGATACGCACCCCAGCGAGACCAGCGCGGTCTACGACGCCCTGGTGCTGGGCACGCGCGACTATCTGCGCAAGTGCGGTTTTAAAGGAGTCCTGCTGGGCCTCAGCGGCGGCATCGACTCCACGCTGGTGGCCTGCGTCGCCGCCGATGCCGTGGGTAAGGAGAACGTCGTGGGTGTGGGCATGCCCGGCCCGTACTCCTCCGATCACAGCGTGAAGGACGCCCGCGACCTCGCCGAAAACCTCGGCATCCGCTTCGAGATGGCGCCCATCACCAGCGCCTACGACGAGGTGCTGCGTTCGCTCGATCCCATCTTCCAGGGCGCACGCCGCGACGTGACGGAAGAGAACGTCCAGGCCCGCCTCCGCGGCCTGACGCTGATGGCGCTTTCGAACAAGTGGGGCGCGCTGGTGCTGACGACGGGCAACAAGAGCGAGATCGCTGTAGGCTACTGCACGCTCTATGGCGACATGTGCGGCGGCTTGGCCGTGATCAGCGACGTCCCCAAAACGATGGTCTACGAGCTGTGCCGCGAAGTGAACCGGCGCAAGGGGCCCGTAATCCCGGAGAGCGTCTTTACCAAGCCGCCTTCGGCCGAACTGCGGCCCGACCAGAAGGACTCCGATTCGCTGCCCGAATACGATGTGCTCGACCGCATTCTCAAGGCCTATGTCGAGGAGTTGAAGCCGCCCGCGCTCATCGCCTCCGAACAGAACGTGCCGATGGAGCTGGTGCGCGACATCGTCAACAAAGTCGACCGCAACGAGTACAAACGCCAGCAGGCCGCGCCCGGCTTGAGGGTCACGTCAAAAGCCTTCGGCATCGGGCGCCGGTTCCCCATCGCACAGAGGTTTTTCGAATGAGAATGCCCATCCGCATCGCCGTGTTCGCAGGTGCGCTGGCCGCCGCCGGAGCGCTGATCTCGCAGACCGGTGATCCGCGCCGCGTGGGCCCCACCATGAATGGCGGCTTCCTGCTGAACACCGGCTGGCTGCTGAAGCCCGCGGGCCGCCAGGTGCCGCTCCAGACGCTGCCCATGGCCTCGGCACTGTCGCCCAGCGGCAAATTTCTCGTCATCCTGCAGGCCGGCGCGCAGCCGCCTTCGGTGAGCCTGCATGACCCCGCCACGCTGGCTGAACTCGATCGCCTCGCGCTGCCCGACGCCTGGCTGGGCCTCAGCTTCGCGCCCGTGGGCGATGTCTTTTATGTGAGCGGCGGCTCCACCGCCACGGTGTTCGAGATCGGCATCAGCCCGACGGCGAAGCTCGAGATGCGGCGCCAGTTCGCGCTGGTGCCCGAGGACAAACGGAAGGCGACAGATCTGATCGGCGATGTCACGCTCTCGCCGAATGGCCGGCTCATCTACGCCGCCGCGGTGCTGCGCAACTCGATCTTCGTGATCAACCCGCAGTCCGGCATGGTGATCGAGGAGTGGAAGACGGGCCAACGCCCCTACCGCATTCTGTTCCACTCCGACGGCGCCTCTTTCTACGTCTCGGGTTGGGGCGACGGCTCCATTTATCATCACAACGCGACCAGCGGCGAGATCCTGGCGCGCTACCCTGTTGGCCCGCAGCCCATGGACATGGTGTGGCGCGACAAGGCTCCGGAGGTCGAGCAGGGCGAGGCGCCGCCACAGTTCAAATCGCGCCTCTTCGTGGCCCTGGCCGGCGCGAACAACGTGGCCGTCTTCGGAGTCACTGAGAACAAGACCATGTTCCGCGTGGATTCCATCTACGCCGCCCTGGCGCCCAACAACCAGCCCATCGGCATGACGCCCAGTGCGCTCGCTCTTTCCGAGGACGAGGATAGGCTGTACATCGTCTGCTCAGACGCCAACGTCGTGGCGCAGGTGGCCATCGCCGGCAAACGCGGCATGGTGGAAGGTCTTATCCCAACGGGTGCGTACCCCACCTCGGCGCGCGTGTTGAAAGACCGGAATCTGCTGGTGTTGAACGGACGCGCCCCGCGCGGCGGCGGCAGCGCTTCGATCATGCCCGACCCCACGCCCGAGCAGATGGAAGCCTACGGCAAGACGGCGCTCGAGTCCTCCGCCTATCACGTGCAGGATGAGTTCCGGAACCCGCTGCCCATGGGCCACGCGCTGTTCCGCAACGAGACGGTGAAGCCGCCCATCCAGCATGTGATCTACGTGCTGAAAGAGGGCCGGACCTATGACGAGATCCTGGGCGACGTCGACGGCGGCAAGGGCAATCCGGCCAACGCCGTCTTTGGGGAAGACGTAACACCGAACCATCACAAGCTGGCGCGAGAGTACGCGCTGCTGGACAACTTCTATGTCACCGGCGACAGCGCCGCGGCGGGCTTGAGTTGGAGCACCGCCGCGCTGGCTCCGCCATTCCTGCAATTGCTGGGACCCGGCGCCGATGCGGGCCGCCGCAAACTGGACGCGTTGGAGGGCGGCGAACGCGCGGCCCAGCCG encodes the following:
- a CDS encoding PGPGW domain-containing protein, whose amino-acid sequence is MAKLLRILSGFGLVLLGILGLILPIMPGWVFLIPGLVILADYFPPIRRLLNWAKRKFEQQTGRMRDNSKTPQ
- the trhA gene encoding PAQR family membrane homeostasis protein TrhA; this encodes MSRTGEDAVLTAGEEIANSLTHGLGALLSVAALVMMVAAAASRGTGRQVVACAVYGSSLILLYLSSTLYHALTNGRAKRIFRVFDHISIYLLIAGTYTPFLLVTLRGPWGWALFGVVWGLAVLGIGFKCFFTGRMEILSTSVYLLMGWVAVVAIKPLLAALPWGGFLWLLAGGLSYTLGVVFYTWRRKYAHAVWHLFVLAGSACHFVAVWLYVLPRAH
- a CDS encoding MATE family efflux transporter, with product MAQGSNSLWRDIRDAVAGAERDYTSEPLSRAILLLAVPMVLEMCMESLFGIVNIFWVARLGEHAVAGVGLTETMLTVLYAVAMGVGMATTAMVARRTGEKDPDGAAVAAVQAIILGLFLSLLTAVPGILYSSNLLRLIGGEPIVVESTHRYTAIMLGSSPSIMLLFLMNAIFRGAGDAAIAMRVLWAANLLNMVLDPCLIYGLGPFPELGITGASVATSISRSFGVVLQLIVLFRGRGRVAVTWAQVRVDFAILRRLSRISATGMLQFLIAHASWVGLVTVIAKSGSAALAGYTIAIRVIVFTLLPSWGLANAAATLVGQNLGAREPDRAEQAVWRTGLYNMCFLGLVGLACILFPEPMIRFFSTEPDVVRYGAQCLRIISYGYVFYAYGMVMVQALNGAGDTVTPTIVNLACYWMFQIPLAWFLAIHLQFGAVGAFWAVPAAESVLAVVGVMVFRRGRWKKQAI
- a CDS encoding ABC transporter permease, translated to MHRFHWLDTLFRDLRHAARGLRRRPAFVATALASLALGIGVNSAIFSVVDAALLQPLPIPDSGRLVMVKEFKGSESSGGNPRRLHDWATQVDAFSAAAAFYGETGIWQSNGGPVRLQLVRTFGDIFPVLSVTPALGRAFTPDESKGLGAPVALLSDAAWRRHFSADRKMLNRSITLSGTQFTIIGVMPPGLQYPEDADFWAPGPVDVQNASRQAGFLDTIGRLKAGVSLQLAQSTVDVVSERLRQQYPATDKDLHARVVFLQDEVAGEARTPLLVLLGAAGFVLLLTCVNLANLLLARAGERAREASIRAALGAGRAGLVRLFLLESGLLAVAGAGLSLLAAMFGIDILKTLLPQDLPRLAGASLDARVLAFTALLALTCALFFGLAPAWRASRINFAAGLKEGGPGGAAVRRDSWFRGLLVVVQVSLSVILVVGAALLTITFRELRQTPLGFRPDHVLTVMVEQPWNTAKPEIDRFQNALLERFRALPGVRIAGFADRLPLEGGSQTGPVQIQGRTLPPTLASAPAGHRAYGGDYFQAMNIPLLQGSWPARKDQVLINRTFAARYLAGVDPIGQHVTFDRKNPKWLEVAGVVGDIRKNVEKSPDAEVYADMSTVYWPMARYALRAQGDPAALARAVRGQIYAVDLSFIPSAIRTMDEGIDRSVASQRTRASLIGGFALAALLLACVGIYGLLAGEVAQRRQEFGLRIALGARPADIFSLTMWRGLRLAVIGLVLGLGGAYALSGALSSMLYGVQPGNPLVYAAGCGAALAAATLACLLPARRAVRTDPISSLRHE
- a CDS encoding NAD+ synthase is translated as MRIALCQINNTVGDLAGNSALIQRFARQAAEAGAELAVFPELALTGYPPRDLVEKPSFLERTAEALTELVDATRHLPLGLIVGYVGRAPAGSARRATNSAALIEGGRVLFRQTKMLLPTYDVFDEWRNFQPAEKQEIVEFRGTRIALTICEDAWNDKQFWERPLYKNDPVEALVRQGAQIVISINGSPYDTAKRAVRRQMFSAMALRYGLPHVYVNMVGGNDQLVFDGSSFAMDSAGAVISSLKSFEEDMVLFESEGCTGELHDTHPSETSAVYDALVLGTRDYLRKCGFKGVLLGLSGGIDSTLVACVAADAVGKENVVGVGMPGPYSSDHSVKDARDLAENLGIRFEMAPITSAYDEVLRSLDPIFQGARRDVTEENVQARLRGLTLMALSNKWGALVLTTGNKSEIAVGYCTLYGDMCGGLAVISDVPKTMVYELCREVNRRKGPVIPESVFTKPPSAELRPDQKDSDSLPEYDVLDRILKAYVEELKPPALIASEQNVPMELVRDIVNKVDRNEYKRQQAAPGLRVTSKAFGIGRRFPIAQRFFE
- a CDS encoding bifunctional YncE family protein/alkaline phosphatase family protein, encoding MRMPIRIAVFAGALAAAGALISQTGDPRRVGPTMNGGFLLNTGWLLKPAGRQVPLQTLPMASALSPSGKFLVILQAGAQPPSVSLHDPATLAELDRLALPDAWLGLSFAPVGDVFYVSGGSTATVFEIGISPTAKLEMRRQFALVPEDKRKATDLIGDVTLSPNGRLIYAAAVLRNSIFVINPQSGMVIEEWKTGQRPYRILFHSDGASFYVSGWGDGSIYHHNATSGEILARYPVGPQPMDMVWRDKAPEVEQGEAPPQFKSRLFVALAGANNVAVFGVTENKTMFRVDSIYAALAPNNQPIGMTPSALALSEDEDRLYIVCSDANVVAQVAIAGKRGMVEGLIPTGAYPTSARVLKDRNLLVLNGRAPRGGGSASIMPDPTPEQMEAYGKTALESSAYHVQDEFRNPLPMGHALFRNETVKPPIQHVIYVLKEGRTYDEILGDVDGGKGNPANAVFGEDVTPNHHKLAREYALLDNFYVTGDSAAAGLSWSTAALAPPFLQLLGPGADAGRRKLDALEGGERAAQPPAGYLWSNAMQRRLSVRNYGMSVTNIEPAPASGVQVSAVKEPSLMQATNKAYRGADARYRDTERVKVFLKDLAEAETTSTLPELMILRLNNDRTAGSASKLPTPKAAVADNDAALGQLVAAVSRSRFWASTVIFVVETSTQGGPDHIDPHRAPAFVISPYTRNRGIDSTMYNSMSVLRSIEAVLGMVPMTMHDAGGPVMRAPFLASPDTAAYGAVGPRQNLEERNP